In Bradyrhizobium sp. 1(2017), one DNA window encodes the following:
- a CDS encoding AraC family transcriptional regulator, with protein sequence MTLAATELAFRAASVALLLMLALSLLRDFRKVLAARLGAAFVLSTLAHVVSYSLDVTSRIPLWHAPLIALSTGTIVVFWLFTRALFDDEFRLRWWHGLIWALVTAFSFAGCVWIAPSGHVRFSVTVVNLIVLGFIALAVGQMIASWPADLVERRRRVRVFIVCATALYGGLNAVLQIAVAGHHVGAVAETINAGVLACTVAAIVYAMMRVDGADLFPAAAEPALPIVFSPPAAEDAADQKLVDAVMRLMADERIYRQENITIGALAGRLKIPEYRLRRLINQRLGYRNFNVFLNNHRIEEAKAALADPTQAEVPVITIAMDAGFQSLGPFNRAFKAATGVTPTEYRRLKADTV encoded by the coding sequence ATGACCCTTGCCGCAACCGAGCTTGCCTTTCGCGCCGCCAGCGTCGCGCTGCTGCTGATGCTGGCCCTGTCGCTGCTGCGCGACTTTCGCAAAGTGCTCGCGGCTCGCCTCGGCGCGGCCTTCGTTCTGAGTACGCTCGCGCACGTTGTGAGCTATTCGTTGGATGTCACGTCGCGGATCCCGCTCTGGCATGCACCGCTGATCGCGCTGTCGACCGGCACCATCGTGGTGTTCTGGCTGTTCACGCGCGCCCTGTTCGACGACGAGTTTCGCCTCCGCTGGTGGCACGGTTTGATCTGGGCGCTGGTGACGGCCTTCAGCTTCGCAGGCTGCGTCTGGATTGCACCCAGCGGCCATGTGCGGTTTTCGGTGACGGTGGTCAACCTGATCGTGCTCGGTTTCATCGCGCTTGCGGTCGGGCAGATGATCGCCTCCTGGCCGGCCGACCTGGTCGAGCGCCGCCGCCGCGTTCGCGTCTTCATCGTCTGCGCAACCGCGCTCTATGGCGGGCTGAACGCGGTGCTCCAGATCGCCGTCGCCGGCCACCATGTCGGCGCTGTCGCCGAAACCATCAATGCCGGCGTGCTCGCCTGCACCGTCGCGGCGATCGTCTATGCGATGATGCGCGTTGACGGGGCGGATCTGTTTCCGGCTGCGGCGGAGCCCGCACTGCCGATCGTTTTCAGTCCGCCTGCGGCCGAGGACGCCGCCGATCAAAAGCTCGTCGACGCCGTGATGCGCCTGATGGCGGACGAGCGCATCTATCGCCAGGAGAACATTACCATCGGCGCGCTGGCGGGCCGTCTGAAAATTCCCGAATACCGGCTGCGACGGCTGATCAACCAGCGGCTCGGCTATCGCAACTTCAATGTGTTCCTGAACAATCACCGGATCGAGGAGGCCAAGGCCGCGCTGGCCGATCCCACCCAGGCCGAGGTTCCCGTCATCACCATCGCGATGGACGCCGGTTTCCAGTCGCTGGGTCCGTTCAACCGCGCCTTCAAGGCGGCGACCGGGGTCACGCCGACGGAATATCGGCGGCTCAAGGCTGATACGGTCTAG
- a CDS encoding FUSC family protein: protein MTRARELFDRVRARRTQLGLAIRVTVAAVAAYAVATALHLLLPLWAVLTSLIVTQMSVGRSLKATRDYMLGTIGGAIYGGAIAILIPYSSEAGLLGLLVLSVAPLAFIAAINPSLSAATVTAVIVLLVPTMHHSDPITSAVDRVSEVAVGAITGLLVSFLVLPSRAVRQIRASAAKLLELIADAFTELLAGLTRGRDNDALHRIQDGIGTAMVNLNAIGAEAERERAARLSSGPDTGPLLRTILRLRHDVVMIGRATVVPLPADVQTRLAGPLTEVSTVIARFLRSAAAALREGAGAPPIHPVHVALQHYAEAVAAVRHDGLIRGQPGDTAERFFALGFSLEQMHQNLCDLDRVVGEWSEASADKSARVAE, encoded by the coding sequence ATGACACGCGCAAGAGAGCTGTTCGACCGGGTCCGGGCGCGCAGGACGCAATTGGGGCTGGCGATCCGGGTCACGGTGGCGGCGGTAGCGGCCTATGCCGTCGCCACTGCGCTGCATCTGCTCTTGCCGCTCTGGGCGGTGCTGACGTCGCTGATCGTGACCCAGATGAGCGTCGGCCGCTCGCTGAAGGCGACGCGCGACTACATGCTCGGCACCATCGGCGGCGCCATTTATGGCGGCGCCATCGCGATCCTGATCCCCTATTCCAGCGAAGCCGGCCTGTTGGGACTGCTGGTGCTCTCGGTCGCCCCGCTCGCCTTTATCGCCGCGATCAATCCGAGCCTCAGCGCCGCGACGGTCACGGCCGTGATCGTGCTGCTGGTTCCGACCATGCACCATTCCGACCCCATCACCTCGGCGGTCGATCGGGTCAGCGAGGTCGCCGTCGGCGCGATCACCGGTCTGCTGGTCTCCTTCCTGGTGCTGCCCTCGCGCGCGGTGCGGCAGATCCGAGCCAGCGCGGCAAAGCTGCTCGAGCTGATCGCGGATGCCTTCACCGAGCTGCTCGCCGGTCTGACGCGCGGCCGCGACAACGACGCCCTGCACCGGATCCAGGACGGCATCGGCACGGCCATGGTCAACCTCAACGCGATCGGCGCCGAAGCCGAGCGCGAGCGCGCCGCACGCCTGTCGAGCGGGCCGGATACCGGACCATTGCTGCGAACCATCCTGCGCCTGCGGCATGACGTCGTGATGATCGGCCGCGCCACCGTGGTGCCGTTACCGGCCGACGTGCAGACGCGGCTCGCAGGTCCGCTGACGGAGGTCTCGACGGTGATCGCACGCTTCCTGCGTTCGGCCGCCGCTGCCTTGCGCGAAGGCGCCGGCGCGCCGCCGATCCATCCCGTTCACGTCGCGCTCCAGCATTATGCCGAGGCGGTCGCCGCCGTCCGTCACGACGGCCTGATCCGCGGTCAGCCCGGCGACACCGCCGAGCGCTTCTTCGCACTCGGATTCTCACTGGAGCAGATGCACCAGAATCTCTGCGATCTCGATCGCGTCGTCGGCGAATGGTCGGAGGCCTCGGCCGACAAGTCCGCGCGCGTTGCGGAGTGA
- a CDS encoding serine hydrolase domain-containing protein: MTPRRKIVLATTAIACAGLALGVARARDVPKVATGFVADILCSETFVSGLDPGRNLAETTNAMPGAGLLTWAMDFQVDRTRKDVTVTLFGLGRSHAVYREGLGCTLEHSQGLVDVALPPDDKQPALLADIGPGIVPSQSEGLTAALDRAFAEPPQPPYRRTRAIVVMKAGRIIAERYADGIGPETQLLGFSMTKSVMSALTGILVGQGKLKLDAPAPVAAWKDPNDPRHVITVDQLLRHTAGLALGSSLQASLGSVLEPVNTMKFAEVDMASFAERAPLATAPGTAWNYHDGNFLILAHLLRDAAGGNPADALRFARRELFAPLGMRHVTLQLDASGTIEGSGEMLASARDWARFGQLYLNDGVAGGKRILPEGWVSYSSSPTPNAWVGVGAGFWTNQGDSLGARFRVKHGWPRDAFFAKGTIGQYTIVIPSEKLVIVRLGRSPNGPPEADGVFDLVRDVVAATREKGKMAGAR, from the coding sequence GTGACCCCTCGCCGCAAGATCGTCCTCGCCACCACCGCCATCGCCTGTGCCGGCCTCGCGCTCGGCGTTGCCCGGGCCCGCGACGTGCCGAAGGTCGCGACCGGCTTCGTCGCGGACATCCTGTGCTCCGAGACGTTCGTCTCCGGCCTCGATCCCGGGCGCAATCTCGCCGAGACCACCAACGCGATGCCGGGCGCGGGTTTGCTCACCTGGGCGATGGACTTTCAGGTCGATCGCACGCGCAAGGACGTCACGGTGACGCTGTTCGGCCTCGGTCGCAGCCATGCCGTCTATCGCGAAGGACTTGGCTGCACGCTCGAGCACAGCCAGGGGCTCGTCGACGTCGCGCTGCCGCCTGACGACAAGCAGCCCGCGCTGCTCGCTGATATCGGCCCCGGGATCGTGCCTTCACAAAGCGAGGGCCTGACAGCTGCGCTCGACCGCGCCTTCGCCGAGCCCCCGCAGCCGCCTTATCGCCGCACCCGCGCGATCGTCGTCATGAAGGCCGGCCGCATCATCGCCGAGCGCTATGCCGACGGCATCGGACCGGAGACGCAGCTGCTCGGTTTCTCCATGACGAAGTCGGTGATGTCTGCACTGACGGGTATTCTCGTGGGCCAGGGCAAGTTGAAGCTCGACGCCCCCGCGCCGGTCGCCGCCTGGAAAGATCCGAACGATCCGCGTCACGTCATCACCGTCGACCAGTTGCTGCGTCACACCGCCGGCCTCGCGCTCGGCAGCTCGTTGCAGGCCTCGCTCGGCTCGGTGCTCGAACCAGTCAACACGATGAAATTCGCCGAGGTCGATATGGCGAGCTTTGCCGAGCGCGCGCCGCTTGCGACCGCGCCGGGCACGGCGTGGAATTATCACGACGGCAACTTCCTCATTCTCGCGCATCTTCTGCGCGATGCCGCAGGCGGCAATCCCGCCGATGCGCTCCGCTTCGCGCGCCGCGAATTGTTCGCCCCGCTCGGCATGCGCCATGTCACGCTTCAGCTCGACGCTTCGGGCACGATCGAGGGCTCCGGCGAGATGCTGGCCTCTGCGCGCGACTGGGCGCGCTTCGGCCAGCTCTATCTCAACGACGGCGTCGCCGGCGGCAAGCGCATTCTGCCCGAGGGATGGGTGAGCTATTCGTCCTCGCCCACGCCGAATGCCTGGGTCGGCGTCGGCGCCGGTTTCTGGACCAACCAGGGCGACAGCCTTGGCGCAAGATTTCGCGTCAAGCACGGCTGGCCGCGCGATGCCTTCTTCGCCAAGGGGACCATCGGGCAGTACACGATCGTGATCCCCTCGGAGAAGCTGGTGATCGTGCGCCTCGGCCGTTCGCCGAACGGGCCGCCGGAAGCCGACGGCGTGTTCGATCTGGTGCGTGATGTCGTGGCGGCAACGCGCGAGAAGGGGAAGATGGCGGGGGCGCGGTGA
- a CDS encoding septal ring lytic transglycosylase RlpA family protein has protein sequence MMLFRSSAAICGALVALVTSVAVARSETRGDHSSAVVDAASGEAIVGAASTYNPFKPGKEEGGPKTASGERYDPSAWTAAIKTSLRRKFGGVEFGAKPKYALVEAAGKKVIVKINDVGPLRPGRIIDLNERTMRHFDPSMDLGVIPGVRVSPLAGDNWTPGPVG, from the coding sequence ATGATGCTATTCCGCTCGAGCGCCGCAATTTGCGGCGCCCTGGTTGCGCTTGTCACTTCTGTTGCCGTTGCTCGCAGTGAAACGCGTGGGGACCACTCAAGTGCCGTCGTCGATGCCGCCTCTGGCGAGGCCATCGTTGGCGCGGCGTCCACTTACAATCCGTTCAAGCCCGGCAAGGAGGAGGGCGGTCCAAAGACAGCCTCCGGGGAGCGTTATGATCCCTCTGCCTGGACGGCTGCCATCAAGACGAGCCTGCGTCGGAAATTTGGTGGGGTCGAATTTGGCGCGAAGCCCAAATATGCCCTTGTCGAGGCCGCGGGCAAGAAGGTCATCGTCAAGATAAATGACGTGGGGCCGCTGAGACCTGGCCGCATCATTGACCTCAATGAGCGGACGATGCGCCATTTCGATCCGAGCATGGACCTCGGAGTCATTCCTGGCGTGAGAGTCAGTCCGCTTGCAGGGGACAATTGGACCCCCGGGCCGGTGGGCTGA
- a CDS encoding phosphoribosylaminoimidazolesuccinocarboxamide synthase has translation MTTMLSSDLPLPKIGRGKVRDIYAVDDDRLLLLTTDRISAFDVVMGETIPMKGAVLTQISAWWFNELEGVVPHHMISADTDAIVAAVPALKPHRAEILGRAMLCKRTTVFPIECVIRGYLSGSAWKEYAASGTLAGEKLKAGLVESEKLEPAIFSPATKAESGHDENITIAKMRTVVGEEVAYALESMTRAIYTLGEELAREQGIIIADTKFEFGRDKDGRIILIDEVMTPDSSRFWAVDSYKPGQPQASFDKQPLRDYLDAERRAGRWNGDAPPPPLPASVVEATSKRYLEAYRRVTGKELKI, from the coding sequence ATGACCACCATGCTCTCCAGCGACCTGCCGCTCCCCAAGATCGGACGCGGCAAGGTGCGCGATATCTACGCCGTCGACGACGACCGCCTGCTGCTTCTCACCACCGACCGCATCAGCGCCTTCGACGTCGTGATGGGCGAGACCATCCCGATGAAGGGCGCGGTGCTGACTCAAATCAGCGCGTGGTGGTTCAACGAGCTCGAAGGCGTGGTGCCGCATCACATGATCAGCGCCGACACCGACGCGATTGTCGCGGCCGTGCCGGCCTTGAAGCCGCACCGCGCGGAGATTCTCGGCCGCGCCATGCTTTGCAAGCGCACCACCGTCTTCCCGATCGAATGCGTGATCCGCGGCTATCTCTCGGGCTCGGCCTGGAAGGAATATGCCGCGAGCGGCACGCTGGCCGGCGAGAAGCTGAAAGCCGGCCTCGTCGAGAGCGAAAAGCTCGAGCCCGCCATCTTCAGCCCCGCGACCAAGGCCGAGAGCGGCCATGACGAAAACATCACCATCGCGAAGATGCGGACGGTCGTCGGCGAGGAGGTCGCCTACGCGCTGGAGAGCATGACGCGCGCGATCTACACGCTCGGCGAGGAGCTCGCCCGCGAGCAGGGCATCATCATCGCCGACACCAAGTTCGAGTTCGGCCGCGACAAGGACGGCCGCATCATCCTGATCGACGAGGTGATGACGCCGGATAGCTCGCGCTTCTGGGCGGTGGATTCCTACAAGCCCGGCCAGCCGCAGGCGAGCTTCGACAAGCAACCCCTGCGCGACTATCTCGATGCCGAACGCCGCGCCGGTCGCTGGAACGGCGACGCCCCCCCGCCGCCGCTGCCCGCGAGCGTGGTGGAGGCGACCAGCAAAAGATATCTGGAAGCGTATCGGCGCGTGACGGGGAAAGAGCTGAAGATCTAA
- a CDS encoding DUF2867 domain-containing protein produces MIGTVREVTPNVDANALLSGAQFIDAFRVEIGAATVNARDACTRMVLHGPRWIDALLRLRNILVTPFGLKTSGEGAPAPHGVIGLFPVLSETPERLVAGFDDSHLDFRIVVDVTRDAAGRQVTSTTLVRTHNLLGRTYLKLIMPFHKLVVRSMMGRIVAPAR; encoded by the coding sequence ATGATCGGGACCGTCCGCGAAGTCACTCCCAATGTCGATGCCAACGCGCTGCTATCAGGCGCCCAGTTCATCGACGCGTTTCGCGTGGAGATCGGGGCAGCCACGGTGAATGCCCGCGACGCCTGCACCCGGATGGTGCTGCACGGGCCGCGCTGGATCGATGCGCTGCTGCGCCTCCGCAACATTCTGGTGACGCCATTCGGGCTGAAAACATCAGGCGAGGGCGCGCCGGCCCCGCATGGCGTGATCGGCTTGTTTCCGGTGCTGAGCGAGACGCCGGAGCGGCTGGTCGCGGGCTTCGACGATTCTCATCTCGACTTCCGCATCGTGGTCGATGTGACGCGCGATGCCGCGGGCCGACAGGTCACCTCGACCACGCTGGTCCGGACGCATAATCTGCTCGGCCGGACCTACCTCAAGCTCATCATGCCGTTCCACAAGCTCGTGGTCCGCAGCATGATGGGACGGATCGTGGCGCCGGCGCGATGA
- a CDS encoding MATE family efflux transporter has product MLDTVQPRPQPQAGVPQNHLADEFAETLRLAVPLMLTQLGQIAMITTDLAMIGRLGEDSVAAAALAHTVYFVSFTFGLGLMSAVSPLAAQAFGAGDVKLIRRSLRVGLWVALLISLPMMASPLYGEQILLALGQARDSAALAQRYLNGLAWGIAPALGFIALRSMMSAVNRPQAPLWITVAAIPANAALVYVLIHGWFGLPELGLFGAGLATTLVNLGTFLAALAIAAWRKPFADYHPLARLWRIDWPLMRQLIAIGAPISFSLLMEYGLFSSAALLMGLISTAAIAAHQIALQVTAVLFMVPLGIGMAATVRVGHAFGRGEPAAVKRAGLVAAVLGIALVSALTIAIILGRYQLGRLFFGGGEASAATVELTATLLVVGATFFIADGLQTIMGGALRGINDTRMTLLFAVIGYWCVAFPTAWLLAFNAGLGAVGVWVGFSVGTFVYAGLLILRFRMLTRRLAG; this is encoded by the coding sequence ATGCTCGACACCGTCCAGCCCCGTCCGCAGCCGCAAGCCGGCGTGCCGCAGAACCATCTCGCCGATGAATTCGCCGAGACGCTGCGGCTGGCCGTGCCGCTGATGCTGACGCAGCTCGGGCAGATCGCGATGATCACGACCGATCTTGCGATGATCGGCCGGCTCGGCGAGGATTCGGTGGCCGCGGCGGCGCTGGCGCATACGGTCTATTTCGTCAGCTTCACCTTCGGGCTCGGATTGATGTCGGCGGTGTCGCCGCTCGCCGCGCAGGCCTTTGGCGCCGGCGACGTCAAGCTGATCCGCCGCTCCTTGCGCGTCGGGTTGTGGGTCGCGCTGCTGATCTCGCTGCCGATGATGGCCTCGCCGCTCTATGGCGAGCAGATCCTGCTCGCGCTCGGGCAGGCGCGCGATTCCGCCGCGCTGGCCCAGCGCTATCTCAACGGGCTGGCCTGGGGTATCGCGCCGGCGCTCGGCTTCATCGCGCTGCGCAGCATGATGAGCGCGGTGAACCGGCCGCAGGCGCCGCTGTGGATCACGGTTGCAGCGATCCCGGCAAATGCCGCACTGGTCTACGTCCTGATCCACGGCTGGTTCGGCCTGCCCGAGCTCGGCCTGTTCGGCGCGGGGCTTGCGACCACGCTGGTCAATCTCGGCACCTTCCTCGCCGCGCTCGCCATCGCCGCATGGCGCAAGCCGTTTGCGGACTATCACCCGCTGGCGCGCCTCTGGCGAATCGACTGGCCCTTGATGCGCCAGCTCATCGCGATCGGCGCACCGATCTCGTTCTCGCTGCTGATGGAATACGGCCTGTTCTCCTCGGCTGCGCTGCTGATGGGGTTGATCTCGACCGCCGCGATCGCCGCGCATCAGATCGCGCTCCAGGTCACGGCCGTGCTGTTCATGGTTCCGCTCGGCATCGGCATGGCCGCGACCGTGCGCGTCGGTCACGCCTTCGGCCGGGGCGAGCCGGCGGCGGTGAAGCGCGCCGGGCTGGTCGCGGCCGTGCTCGGCATCGCGCTGGTCTCCGCACTGACCATCGCGATCATCCTCGGCCGCTACCAGCTCGGACGGCTGTTCTTCGGCGGCGGCGAGGCTAGCGCGGCGACCGTCGAGCTGACGGCGACGCTGCTGGTGGTCGGCGCGACCTTCTTCATCGCCGACGGCCTCCAGACCATCATGGGCGGCGCGCTGCGCGGCATCAACGACACCAGGATGACGCTGCTGTTCGCCGTGATCGGCTATTGGTGCGTCGCCTTCCCGACCGCATGGCTGCTGGCCTTCAACGCTGGGCTCGGCGCGGTCGGCGTCTGGGTCGGTTTCTCGGTCGGGACCTTCGTCTATGCCGGGCTCCTGATCTTGCGCTTCAGGATGCTGACGCGCAGACTGGCGGGATGA
- a CDS encoding pirin family protein, whose protein sequence is MSWQPSNDPVLGDPMSCDALDLVIVPRTRDLGDGFAVRRALPHGKRQMVGPFIFFDHFGPVQFVSGKGMDVRPHPHIGLATVTYLFDGAIMHRDSEGNVQEIAPGAMNLMTAGRGIAHSERTPDAQRASGQKMLGLQSWIALPAGSEEIAPSFQHYAAGDLPMISERDFTARVIAGSAFGIASPVSMVSPWFYTEVTAVAGASVPLDPDHEERAIYVVDGEVEIANERYEGPRLLIFRPGDRITVKALKATRMMFLGGDALEGPRHIWWNFVSSSKERIEQAKQDWKTGRFAAVPQEHEFIPLPE, encoded by the coding sequence ATGAGCTGGCAACCCTCGAACGACCCCGTGCTCGGCGATCCCATGTCCTGCGATGCGCTCGATCTCGTCATCGTGCCGCGCACGCGCGATCTCGGCGACGGATTCGCGGTGCGCCGGGCGCTGCCGCATGGCAAGCGACAGATGGTCGGGCCCTTCATCTTCTTCGATCATTTCGGACCGGTGCAATTCGTTTCCGGCAAGGGCATGGACGTGCGGCCGCATCCGCATATCGGGCTCGCCACCGTGACCTATCTGTTCGACGGCGCGATCATGCATCGCGACAGCGAGGGCAATGTCCAGGAGATCGCGCCCGGCGCGATGAACCTGATGACGGCGGGACGCGGCATCGCGCATTCGGAACGCACGCCGGATGCGCAGCGCGCCTCCGGCCAAAAAATGCTGGGCCTGCAGAGCTGGATCGCGCTGCCGGCCGGTTCGGAAGAGATCGCACCATCGTTCCAGCATTATGCCGCGGGCGACCTGCCGATGATCTCCGAGCGCGACTTCACCGCACGGGTGATCGCAGGCTCCGCCTTCGGCATCGCCTCGCCCGTGTCGATGGTGTCGCCCTGGTTCTATACCGAGGTCACGGCGGTGGCGGGCGCGAGCGTGCCACTCGACCCCGACCATGAGGAGCGCGCGATCTACGTCGTCGATGGCGAGGTCGAGATCGCGAACGAGCGCTATGAGGGGCCGCGGCTCCTGATCTTCCGCCCCGGCGACCGCATCACCGTGAAGGCGCTCAAGGCGACGCGGATGATGTTTCTCGGCGGCGATGCACTGGAGGGCCCGCGCCACATCTGGTGGAATTTCGTCTCCTCCAGCAAGGAGCGGATCGAGCAGGCCAAGCAGGACTGGAAAACCGGCCGCTTCGCCGCAGTTCCGCAGGAACATGAGTTCATTCCGCTGCCGGAATAG
- the murA gene encoding UDP-N-acetylglucosamine 1-carboxyvinyltransferase has protein sequence MAPIQYIVEGGHRLSGSIEPSGNKNSALPIIAAALLTEHPVTLQNVPRIRDTETLVELVRSVGASAEWAERNTLHIHAKSIRAADLDPELCVRIRASILLAGPLLARCGEVMLPPPGGDVIGRRRLDTHVLALEQLGAKVTATDRLEFRAPKLAGADVFLDEPSVTATENALVAAVAADGVTYLRNAASEPHVQDLANFLVALGARIEGIGTNTMVVHGQATLGGATYRIQPDHIEVGSLIGLAAVTRSPLRITRAGVEHLRSIRMGFERLGIICRVEGDDLIVPSNQTLKIQDDFGGHVPKLEDQPWPAFPADLMSIAIVTATQCEGVILMFEKMFESRMFFVDKLIAMGARIVLCDPHRAIIAGPSRLRGASMISPDIRAGMAMLLAAVCAEGTSTINNADQIERGYERIEERLNALGAKIKRVPERKG, from the coding sequence GTGGCGCCCATCCAATACATCGTCGAGGGCGGTCACCGGCTCTCGGGCTCGATCGAGCCGTCCGGCAACAAGAATTCGGCGCTGCCGATCATCGCCGCCGCCCTGCTCACCGAGCATCCGGTGACGCTTCAGAACGTGCCGCGCATCCGCGATACCGAGACGCTGGTCGAGCTGGTCCGCTCGGTCGGTGCGTCCGCGGAGTGGGCCGAGCGCAATACGCTGCATATCCACGCCAAGAGCATCCGCGCCGCCGATCTCGACCCCGAGCTGTGCGTCCGCATCCGCGCCTCGATCCTGCTTGCGGGTCCCCTGCTCGCCCGCTGCGGCGAAGTGATGCTGCCGCCGCCCGGCGGCGACGTCATCGGCCGGCGCCGGCTGGACACCCATGTGCTGGCGCTGGAACAGCTGGGAGCCAAGGTCACCGCGACCGATCGGCTCGAATTCCGCGCACCAAAGCTTGCCGGCGCGGACGTGTTCCTGGACGAGCCGAGCGTCACCGCGACCGAGAACGCGCTGGTCGCGGCGGTCGCCGCCGACGGCGTCACCTATTTGCGCAATGCCGCGTCCGAGCCGCATGTGCAGGATCTCGCCAACTTCCTGGTCGCGCTCGGCGCCAGGATCGAGGGCATCGGCACCAACACCATGGTCGTGCATGGACAGGCGACGCTGGGCGGTGCGACCTACAGGATCCAGCCCGACCATATCGAGGTAGGCTCGCTGATCGGCCTTGCCGCCGTCACACGCTCTCCGCTTCGCATCACCCGCGCCGGCGTCGAGCATCTGCGCTCGATCCGCATGGGGTTCGAGCGGCTCGGCATCATCTGCCGCGTCGAGGGCGACGACCTGATCGTGCCCTCCAACCAGACATTGAAGATCCAGGACGACTTCGGCGGCCACGTGCCCAAGCTCGAGGACCAGCCCTGGCCGGCCTTCCCTGCCGATCTGATGTCGATCGCGATCGTCACCGCCACGCAATGCGAGGGCGTGATCCTGATGTTCGAGAAGATGTTCGAATCGCGGATGTTCTTCGTCGACAAGCTGATCGCGATGGGCGCGCGCATCGTGCTGTGCGATCCGCACCGCGCCATCATCGCCGGCCCCAGCCGCCTGCGCGGCGCCTCGATGATCTCGCCCGACATCCGCGCCGGCATGGCAATGCTGCTCGCGGCCGTCTGCGCCGAGGGCACCTCCACGATCAACAACGCCGACCAGATCGAGCGCGGCTATGAGCGCATCGAGGAACGGCTGAACGCGCTGGGCGCGAAGATCAAGCGCGTGCCGGAGCGAAAGGGCTGA
- a CDS encoding MmgE/PrpD family protein, whose amino-acid sequence MAHETATLAAYVFNLKYQDIPAEVLDRAKVLTLDFLGSAIRARSEAESTPSILKTLEALALDTKGESTVFGDSKTWTPAVAALLNGALGHSLDFDDTHADSSLHPSAPVVPAAFAVGEMVGASGRDVLTAIVAGYEVCCRLGNALDPTSHYARGFHPTATAGTYGAAAAAAKLFGLSEQQIIAAFGVSGSQAAGSLQFLVNGAWNKRYQVGAAAMNGVIAATLARNDFVGATESVEGKHGLLAGYTDDAHPDKAVAELGKTYETMKIGVKPYPSCRYTHAAIDALIAMRREHNLTPDQVKRVEIGLHRNGITLTGDAATKRHPRSIVGGQFSMFFTGALALDQGSFGWDDYNRLGDAAIDALADKFDVVQDDRLEAGRTHPFGARVSITTDDGVHERLYADPSGEPTSFPDAQAMQQKFLTLARPVLNARAEKFADAIMTLERFDRVAKATELGR is encoded by the coding sequence ATGGCTCACGAAACCGCAACGCTCGCCGCCTACGTCTTCAATCTGAAATACCAGGATATTCCTGCGGAGGTGCTGGACCGCGCCAAGGTGCTGACGCTGGATTTCCTCGGCAGCGCCATCCGCGCCCGCAGCGAGGCGGAATCGACCCCGTCGATCCTGAAGACGCTGGAGGCGCTCGCGCTCGACACCAAGGGCGAGTCCACCGTGTTCGGCGACAGCAAGACCTGGACGCCGGCGGTCGCAGCCCTGCTCAACGGCGCGCTGGGACATTCGCTCGATTTCGACGATACCCACGCCGATTCCTCGCTGCATCCGAGCGCACCGGTGGTGCCGGCTGCCTTCGCCGTCGGCGAGATGGTCGGCGCATCGGGCCGCGACGTGCTGACGGCGATCGTCGCGGGCTATGAGGTCTGCTGCCGGCTCGGCAACGCGCTCGACCCGACCTCGCACTACGCGCGCGGCTTCCATCCGACCGCAACCGCCGGCACCTATGGCGCGGCCGCAGCGGCGGCAAAACTGTTCGGCCTCTCCGAGCAGCAGATCATCGCCGCCTTCGGCGTCTCCGGCAGCCAGGCCGCGGGCTCGCTGCAATTCCTGGTCAACGGCGCCTGGAACAAGCGCTACCAGGTCGGCGCCGCCGCGATGAACGGCGTGATCGCCGCGACGCTGGCGCGCAACGATTTCGTCGGCGCGACCGAATCGGTCGAGGGCAAGCACGGCCTGCTCGCCGGCTACACCGACGACGCGCATCCGGACAAGGCGGTCGCCGAGCTCGGCAAGACCTACGAAACCATGAAGATCGGCGTGAAGCCCTATCCGAGCTGCCGCTATACCCACGCGGCGATCGACGCGCTGATCGCGATGCGGCGCGAACACAATCTGACGCCGGACCAGGTCAAGCGCGTCGAGATCGGCCTGCATCGCAACGGCATCACGCTGACCGGCGATGCCGCGACCAAGCGGCATCCGCGCTCGATCGTCGGCGGCCAGTTCTCGATGTTCTTCACAGGCGCGCTCGCGCTCGACCAGGGCTCGTTCGGCTGGGACGACTACAACCGCCTCGGAGATGCCGCCATCGACGCGCTCGCCGACAAGTTCGACGTGGTGCAGGACGACCGGCTGGAAGCCGGCCGCACCCATCCGTTCGGCGCCCGCGTCAGCATCACCACCGACGACGGCGTGCACGAGCGGCTCTATGCCGATCCCTCGGGCGAGCCGACGTCTTTCCCGGATGCGCAGGCCATGCAGCAGAAATTCTTGACGCTGGCCCGCCCGGTGCTGAATGCGCGCGCGGAAAAGTTTGCGGATGCGATCATGACGCTGGAGCGGTTCGACCGCGTGGCGAAGGCGACGGAGCTGGGGCGGTAG